The Kitasatospora paranensis genome has a window encoding:
- a CDS encoding peptidoglycan-binding protein gives MRLKGPRLRTAVRALAVALGTGLLAVATTNSAYAAGTVPQRLNLNLPSCPSVVKQGENDGCVTELQTLLNQRGAALTVDGDFGAATLAAVKAFQTAKGLGADGQVGSLTRAALYYVDPAVPIDLGALTCPVDLHAGENDGCVTELQNLLNQHGAALTVNHTFDTATTTAVTAYQTSASLPATGVVDPATKAKLYGRPAPQTPPDLGTGRYSAVVTMAQASLDSNIPYVWAGGHEDQDFGPSIGSCENYGGDIQPCPADHTVGLDCSGFTRWLYWRAGAGDIGSTTKDQIVNPRLQTVSLANAVPGDLVFFGTLPITPHHVGVYTGTVNGVPMMIDEPYTGTYVRYEPVSSASGLMGYYHVG, from the coding sequence ATGCGCCTCAAGGGACCTCGCCTCCGTACCGCCGTCCGCGCGCTCGCCGTGGCCCTCGGCACCGGTCTGCTCGCCGTCGCCACCACCAACAGCGCCTACGCGGCCGGCACCGTGCCGCAGCGCCTCAACCTCAATCTCCCCTCCTGCCCCAGCGTCGTCAAGCAGGGCGAGAACGACGGCTGCGTCACCGAGCTGCAGACGCTGCTCAACCAGCGCGGCGCCGCACTCACCGTCGACGGCGACTTCGGCGCCGCCACGCTCGCCGCCGTCAAGGCCTTCCAGACCGCCAAGGGCCTGGGCGCCGACGGCCAGGTGGGCTCGCTGACCCGGGCCGCCCTCTACTACGTCGACCCGGCCGTGCCCATCGACCTCGGCGCACTGACCTGCCCCGTCGACCTCCACGCCGGGGAGAACGACGGCTGCGTCACCGAACTGCAGAACCTCCTGAACCAGCACGGCGCCGCACTCACCGTCAACCACACCTTCGACACCGCCACCACGACGGCCGTCACCGCCTACCAGACCTCGGCCTCGCTGCCCGCCACAGGCGTGGTCGACCCGGCGACCAAGGCGAAGCTCTACGGCCGGCCGGCCCCGCAGACCCCGCCCGACCTGGGCACCGGCCGCTACAGCGCGGTGGTCACCATGGCCCAGGCCAGCCTCGACAGCAACATCCCGTACGTCTGGGCCGGCGGCCACGAGGACCAGGACTTCGGCCCGTCGATCGGCTCCTGCGAGAACTACGGGGGCGACATCCAGCCCTGCCCGGCCGACCACACGGTGGGCCTGGACTGCTCCGGCTTCACCCGCTGGCTGTACTGGCGGGCCGGCGCCGGCGACATCGGGTCGACGACCAAGGACCAGATCGTCAACCCGCGGCTCCAGACCGTCTCCCTGGCCAACGCCGTCCCGGGCGACCTGGTCTTCTTCGGGACCCTCCCGATCACGCCCCACCACGTCGGCGTCTACACCGGGACGGTCAACGGCGTGCCGATGATGATCGACGAGCCCTACACCGGCACCTACGTCCGTTACGAGCCGGTCAGCAGTGCGTCGGGCCTGATGGGGTACTACCACGTCGGTTGA
- a CDS encoding glycoside hydrolase domain-containing protein, producing MHHVRPPAVLHPLHRGLAGHRDRGGRCREGVRAGASPGSTIYEDMEGYDQTNSSCSQAVLTFLSAWTAELHAHGYLSGVYSSLGSGISDLGSQYGTGTYNLPDSIWFAWWNGAADTNTGSYVPASYWANHQRVHQYTGDTDETWGGVTMNVDDDYLDLDSGSVATCTASLDFTAYTALSSGATGDPVSAAQCLLLRQGYFAGAVNGTFGADTASAASAFQTAKALTASGAVDSHTWTALLSAGTKPSLQSGSTGADVQRLQRALTAALGQTVGIDGDFGSQTTTAVKSYQSSRGLTADGAVGPLTWGALQSGK from the coding sequence CTGCACCACGTTCGGCCACCGGCTGTCCTCCACCCTCTCCACCGCGGCCTCGCAGGGCACCGCGACCGCGGCGGACGCTGTCGCGAAGGCGTCCGCGCTGGGGCTTCCCCCGGCAGCACCATCTACGAGGACATGGAGGGCTACGACCAGACCAACTCCTCCTGCAGCCAGGCCGTGCTGACCTTCCTGTCCGCGTGGACGGCCGAACTGCACGCCCACGGCTACCTGTCGGGCGTCTACTCCAGCCTCGGCTCCGGCATCTCGGACCTCGGGTCGCAGTACGGCACCGGGACCTACAACCTTCCCGACAGCATCTGGTTCGCCTGGTGGAACGGCGCCGCCGACACCAACACCGGCAGCTACGTGCCGGCCTCGTACTGGGCGAACCACCAGCGCGTGCACCAGTACACCGGTGACACCGACGAGACCTGGGGCGGCGTCACCATGAACGTCGACGACGACTACCTCGACCTCGACAGCGGCTCGGTCGCGACCTGCACCGCGAGCCTGGACTTCACCGCCTACACCGCCCTCTCCTCCGGTGCGACCGGCGATCCGGTGAGCGCGGCCCAGTGCCTGCTGCTGCGACAGGGCTACTTCGCCGGCGCGGTGAACGGCACGTTCGGCGCCGACACGGCCTCGGCCGCCTCCGCCTTCCAGACCGCGAAGGCGCTGACCGCGTCCGGCGCGGTCGACTCCCACACCTGGACGGCACTGCTCTCGGCCGGCACCAAGCCGTCACTGCAGAGCGGCTCCACCGGCGCGGACGTGCAGCGCCTCCAGCGCGCCCTGACGGCGGCCCTGGGCCAGACCGTGGGAATCGACGGTGACTTCGGCTCGCAGACCACCACCGCGGTCAAGAGCTACCAGTCCTCGCGCGGTCTCACCGCGGACGGCGCCGTCGGCCCGCTCACCTGGGGTGCGCTCCAGTCCGGCAAGTGA
- a CDS encoding anhydro-N-acetylmuramic acid kinase, which yields MRVIGLMSGTSHDGIEAAAADLALDQETLVLRPLGLLSRPYDPELRERIAAALPPAPVGAEDFCRLDTGIGQAFAAAAEAALHELCGHTADLVVSHGQTMHHWVESGAVRGTWQLGQPAWIAEATGLPVVSDLRSRDVAAGGQGAPLVSLLDALLLGARDGVAAALNLGGIANITVTAPGRDPIAFDTGPANALLDAAVRHFSGGSSSYDADGRGAAAGRVHPGLLARLLADPYYRRPAPKSTGKELFHLPYLLDALAAVPVPDQYDVLATLTRLTARTVADACRAHGVTELVVSGGGTRNPTLVAAITRELPGVRLLTSDELGLPAMAKEALAFAVLGFLTVHGLPAALPSCTGARHRVLLGSITPGRGPLHLPAPAATPPLTLRIEPAPTREER from the coding sequence GTGCGCGTCATCGGTCTGATGTCCGGCACCTCCCACGACGGGATCGAGGCCGCGGCAGCGGACCTGGCGCTAGATCAGGAGACGCTGGTGCTGCGGCCGCTGGGCCTGCTCAGCCGGCCCTACGACCCCGAGCTGCGCGAGCGGATCGCCGCCGCGCTGCCGCCCGCGCCCGTCGGCGCCGAGGACTTCTGCCGACTGGACACCGGCATCGGCCAGGCCTTCGCAGCCGCGGCCGAGGCCGCGCTGCACGAGCTGTGCGGGCACACCGCCGACCTGGTCGTCTCTCACGGCCAGACCATGCACCACTGGGTGGAGAGCGGCGCCGTCCGCGGCACCTGGCAGCTCGGGCAGCCCGCCTGGATCGCCGAGGCCACCGGACTGCCGGTGGTGTCCGACCTGCGCAGCCGCGACGTCGCGGCGGGCGGCCAGGGCGCGCCACTGGTCAGCCTCCTCGACGCGCTGCTGCTCGGCGCCCGGGACGGCGTCGCCGCCGCCCTCAACCTGGGCGGCATCGCCAACATCACCGTGACCGCCCCCGGCCGGGACCCGATCGCCTTCGACACCGGACCTGCCAACGCCCTGCTCGACGCCGCGGTCCGGCACTTCAGCGGTGGGAGCAGCTCCTACGACGCCGACGGCCGCGGCGCCGCCGCGGGCCGGGTGCACCCCGGCCTGCTCGCCCGGCTGCTCGCCGACCCCTACTACCGCCGCCCCGCGCCCAAGAGCACCGGCAAGGAGCTGTTCCACCTGCCGTACCTGCTGGACGCGCTGGCCGCGGTGCCCGTCCCGGACCAGTACGACGTGCTGGCCACGCTCACCCGGCTCACCGCCCGCACCGTCGCCGACGCCTGCCGCGCCCACGGCGTCACTGAACTGGTCGTCTCCGGCGGCGGCACCCGCAATCCCACCCTGGTCGCGGCGATCACCCGGGAACTGCCCGGCGTCCGGCTCCTGACCAGCGACGAGCTCGGCCTGCCCGCCATGGCCAAGGAAGCCCTCGCCTTCGCCGTCCTCGGCTTCCTGACCGTGCACGGGCTGCCCGCCGCGCTGCCGTCCTGCACCGGTGCCCGGCACCGAGTACTGCTCGGCAGCATCACCCCCGGTCGCGGGCCGCTGCACCTGCCCGCCCCCGCGGCCACGCCACCCCTGACCCTGCGGATCGAGCCCGCACCGACACGGGAAGAAC